One region of Streptomyces capillispiralis genomic DNA includes:
- a CDS encoding SpoIIE family protein phosphatase translates to MRTGEPLPALGDVLAALDTGLWHWDTAAGLVTVDSMSARLLGLPPEQATLTEAQIRSRLHPVDWNEITGVVQLAVAESTLAEVRIRIMDDRNRVLRVVRSRLKPSFDRMRKAYVLTGTLQEVTEPTPGTPAGRSAVTGDWRRSREAFLLDAGRALAEARSTQEVLRVAANLSMPGFSPDGLAVFGVEGDRLTIIGHHGHEPGADNPFTYMPIDTDYPAAEVVRTGRAVYLSSPEQYKARYPLTWPLAQRFGRQSWAFLPLTASGRTMGAWLAAFAYPVAFTPDERSVLTTVARMLAQALTRAGTAESERALTDDLQRSMMPKLGPRIPGMSVTARYVPTGGGLQVGGDWYDVIPLPSGRFALVIGDVQGHDVRAAGLMGQLRIALRAYASEGHRPDAVLSRASRFLHGIGEADPADTRFATCLYVEVDPASGVLEIARAGHPDPVIRMADATVLTRPTAGGLPLGIDPDADYPTTPLLLEPGETLLVCTDGLIETGGHDLETGWQRLRAILEGHKGNQEELADALVQGVHGPSSHHTTGPLADRREDDIAVLLLCRQGDGCGCGADTDTVRPPVRRTMLTVAQAEPERVAVARQQLRELLHDWSSADQVDSAVLLLSEMLTNVLVHTDTDALLLAEVTGGGDGRRMRIEVTDAGDDLPHLRRPGELASSGRGLLMIELLAHTWGVDPRGEGKSIWFELYEREGEGHRRPDGHHHH, encoded by the coding sequence ATGCGTACTGGTGAGCCCCTGCCCGCCCTGGGGGACGTCCTCGCCGCCCTCGACACCGGCCTGTGGCACTGGGACACCGCCGCGGGGCTGGTCACGGTCGACTCCATGTCGGCCCGGCTGCTCGGACTGCCTCCCGAACAGGCGACGCTCACCGAGGCCCAGATCCGCTCACGGCTGCACCCCGTCGACTGGAACGAGATCACCGGCGTCGTCCAGCTCGCCGTCGCCGAGAGCACCCTCGCCGAAGTACGCATCCGGATCATGGACGACCGGAACCGGGTCCTGCGCGTGGTGCGCAGCCGTCTCAAACCGTCCTTCGACCGCATGCGCAAGGCCTATGTCCTCACCGGCACGCTCCAGGAGGTCACCGAGCCGACCCCGGGCACGCCCGCGGGCCGCAGCGCGGTCACGGGCGACTGGCGGCGCTCCCGGGAGGCGTTCCTGCTGGACGCGGGCCGGGCCCTGGCCGAGGCCAGGTCGACGCAGGAGGTGCTGCGGGTCGCCGCCAATCTGTCGATGCCCGGCTTCTCACCGGACGGACTGGCCGTGTTCGGCGTCGAGGGCGACCGGCTCACGATCATCGGCCACCACGGACACGAGCCCGGCGCCGACAATCCGTTCACCTACATGCCGATCGACACCGATTACCCGGCCGCCGAGGTGGTGCGCACCGGACGCGCGGTCTACCTCTCCTCCCCGGAGCAGTACAAGGCCCGCTACCCCCTCACCTGGCCGCTCGCCCAGCGCTTCGGCCGCCAGTCCTGGGCCTTCCTGCCGCTGACCGCCTCCGGCCGCACCATGGGCGCCTGGCTCGCCGCGTTCGCCTACCCGGTCGCGTTCACCCCCGACGAGCGTTCCGTGCTGACCACGGTGGCGCGGATGCTGGCCCAGGCGCTGACCCGCGCGGGCACGGCCGAGAGCGAGCGGGCGCTGACCGACGACCTGCAGCGCTCCATGATGCCGAAGCTCGGACCGCGCATCCCGGGCATGAGCGTCACCGCCCGCTACGTCCCCACCGGCGGCGGCCTCCAGGTCGGCGGCGACTGGTACGACGTGATCCCGCTGCCGAGCGGACGGTTCGCGCTGGTCATCGGGGACGTCCAGGGCCATGACGTACGGGCCGCCGGGCTGATGGGACAGCTGCGGATCGCGCTGCGGGCGTACGCCTCCGAGGGCCACCGCCCCGACGCCGTGCTCTCCCGCGCCTCCCGCTTCCTGCACGGGATCGGTGAGGCGGACCCCGCCGACACGCGCTTCGCGACCTGCCTCTACGTCGAGGTCGACCCCGCGAGCGGGGTGCTGGAGATAGCCCGCGCCGGGCACCCGGATCCGGTGATCCGGATGGCCGACGCGACGGTGCTGACCCGTCCGACGGCGGGCGGACTGCCCCTCGGCATCGACCCGGACGCCGACTACCCCACCACCCCGCTGCTCCTGGAGCCCGGCGAGACCCTGCTGGTCTGCACGGACGGGCTGATCGAGACCGGCGGCCACGACCTGGAGACCGGCTGGCAGCGGCTGCGCGCCATCCTCGAGGGGCACAAGGGCAACCAGGAGGAACTGGCCGACGCCCTGGTGCAGGGGGTGCACGGCCCCTCCTCGCACCACACCACCGGCCCGCTGGCCGACCGCCGCGAGGACGACATCGCCGTACTGCTGCTGTGCCGGCAGGGCGACGGATGCGGCTGCGGCGCGGACACGGACACCGTGCGGCCGCCGGTGCGCCGCACGATGCTGACGGTGGCGCAGGCCGAGCCCGAGCGGGTCGCGGTGGCCCGGCAGCAACTGCGCGAGCTGCTGCACGACTGGTCCTCGGCGGACCAGGTGGACTCGGCGGTGCTGCTGCTGTCGGAGATGCTCACCAACGTGCTGGTGCACACCGACACCGACGCCCTGCTGCTCGCCGAGGTGACCGGCGGCGGCGACGGCCGCCGTATGCGCATCGAGGTCACCGACGCCGGGGACGACCTGCCGCACCTGCGCAGACCGGGTGAGCTGGCGTCCTCCGGACGCGGCCTGCTCATGATCGAGCTCCTCGCCCACACCTGGGGCGTCGACCCGCGCGGCGAGGGCAAGAGCATCTGGTTCGAGCTGTACGAGCGGGAGGGCGAAGGGCACCGGCGGCCGGACGGCCACCACCACCACTGA
- a CDS encoding pirin family protein: protein MPAVTVENPLTLPRVTAAADALARPVLTVTTAPSGFEGEGFPVRRAFAGINYRHLDPFIMMDQMGEVEYAPGEPKGTPWHPHRGFETVTYIIDGIFDHQDSNGGGGTITNGDTQWMTAGAGLLHIEAPPEHLVVSGGLFHGLQLWVNLPAKDKMMAPRYQDIRSGSVQLLTSPDGGALLRVIAGELDGHEGPGITHTPITMIHATLAPGAEVTLPWREDFNALAYVLAGRGSVGSERRPVQTGQTAVFGTGSSLTVRADDKQDAHTPDLEVVLLGGRPIREPMAHYGPFVMNTRDELQQAFEDFQKGRLGTIPAVHGMSEEGPGADR from the coding sequence ATGCCTGCAGTGACCGTCGAGAACCCGTTGACGCTGCCCCGCGTGACCGCGGCCGCCGACGCCCTGGCACGTCCCGTGCTCACCGTCACGACCGCTCCGAGCGGGTTCGAGGGCGAGGGCTTCCCGGTGCGCCGGGCGTTCGCCGGGATCAACTACCGCCATCTCGACCCGTTCATCATGATGGACCAGATGGGCGAGGTGGAGTACGCGCCCGGGGAGCCGAAGGGCACCCCCTGGCACCCGCACCGCGGCTTCGAGACCGTCACCTACATCATCGACGGGATCTTCGACCACCAGGACTCCAACGGTGGCGGCGGCACCATCACCAACGGCGACACCCAGTGGATGACGGCCGGCGCCGGCCTGCTGCACATCGAGGCGCCGCCGGAACACCTGGTCGTCTCCGGCGGGCTGTTCCACGGGCTCCAGCTCTGGGTGAACCTCCCGGCCAAGGACAAGATGATGGCCCCCCGCTACCAGGACATCCGCAGCGGCAGCGTCCAACTGCTCACCTCCCCCGACGGCGGCGCGCTGCTCCGTGTCATCGCCGGTGAGCTGGACGGCCACGAGGGCCCGGGCATCACGCACACGCCGATCACGATGATCCACGCGACGCTCGCGCCGGGCGCCGAGGTCACGCTGCCCTGGCGGGAGGACTTCAACGCCCTCGCCTACGTCCTCGCGGGCCGCGGCAGCGTCGGCAGCGAGCGGCGCCCGGTGCAGACGGGGCAGACCGCGGTGTTCGGCACGGGGTCCTCGCTGACCGTCCGCGCGGACGACAAGCAGGACGCGCACACGCCGGACCTGGAGGTCGTCCTGCTCGGCGGCCGGCCGATCCGGGAGCCGATGGCGCACTACGGTCCGTTCGTCATGAACACCAGGGACGAGCTGCAGCAGGCGTTCGAGGACTTCCAGAAGGGCCGCCTGGGCACCATCCCGGCCGTGCACGGGATGTCCGAGGAGGGGCCGGGGGCGGACCGGTAG